Proteins from a genomic interval of Yarrowia lipolytica chromosome 1E, complete sequence:
- a CDS encoding uncharacterized protein (Compare to YALI0E21560g, weakly similar to uniprot|P25608 Saccharomyces cerevisiae YCR102c similarity to C.carbonum toxD gene): protein MRQRGIKRLREDKGRCLVVTEKHHYEVNHVPIPVPMPHEIVVRNLLVGVNPVDWKSVEYGFGIHGYPWINGRESVGVVVTIGDAVKKFGVGSRVLLVSTNYRDLRTSTFQEFTVCPEHLAADVGGMDFSEAIGYGVPLISAYVALDGLKAGSGTVLIWGGASCTGVFLLQLAKRKGLRVVSIASERSHTYVKSFGADLVLNRNKILTAEDILSAITEPIVYAIDCIGKESASLVLQALELCKHSDHFIPQMVCLNASLHSDTVSVRSLNLKKVHENEDYGRQVTLKIEQLIHELKPPKIHCYSGLENIPSGLGHVKQGHPGKTVVGIEYVDYSSHAHYHK, encoded by the coding sequence ATGCGACAGAGGGGGATAAAACGACTACGAGAAGACAAGGGAAGATGTCTGGTAGTGACGGAAAAACATCACTACGAGGTGAATCATGTGCCGATCCCTGTCCCTATGCCACACGAAATTGTCGTCAGAAATTTGCTAGTGGGAGTCAATCCCGTTGACTGGAAATCGGTCGAATACGGCTTTGGCATACATGGATACCCCTGGATCAATGGGCGGGAGTCTGTGGGGGTTGTGGTGACAATAGGAGATGCTGTGAAGAAGTTTGGAGTTGGCTCCAGAGTCCTGCTGGTGAGCACAAACTACCGCGATCTGCGTACGTCGACTTTCCAGGAGTTCACTGTATGTCCTGAACATTTGGCAGCCGATGTGGGCGGAATGGATTTCAGTGAAGCAATTGGTTATGGAGTGCCTTTGATTAGTGCTTATGTTGCTCTAGATGGATTGAAAGCTGGCTCTGGTACAGTGCTCATCTGGGGAGGAGCTAGTTGCACAGGAgtgtttcttcttcagctggCCAAGAGAAAAGGACTCAGGGTGGTCAGTATAGCTTCTGAAAGGTCACACACGTATGTCAAATCATTTGGAGCTGATCTTGTTCTCAACAGAAACAAAATCCTGACCGCAGAAGATATCCTAAGTGCAATCACTGAGCCAATAGTTTACGCAATTGACTGTATAGGGAAGGAGTCAGCGTCTCTGGTCCTTCAAGCGTTGGAACTGTGCAAGCACTCCGACCACTTCATACCTCAAATGGTCTGCTTAAACGCTTCGTTACACTCAGATACAGTCTCTGTCAGGAGTCTCAATCTCAAAAAAGTACACGAAAACGAAGACTATGGCCGTCAAGTGACACTAAAGATTGAACAACTCATCCACGAGCTGAAACCACCCAAAATTCACTGCTACTCTGGTCTAGAAAACATACCCAGCGGACTCGGTCATGTGAAACAGGGACATCCAGGTAAGACTGTCGTTGGGATCGAGTACGTCGACTACAGTTCACACGCTCACTACCATAAATGA
- a CDS encoding uncharacterized protein (Compare to YALI0E21582g, no similarity), which translates to MHSHTTGQQLNHNLTPQHSTSTTTQHSTHTMEVVAAAMALDDKRDVSPSSSPAKDNPLHQPLSELFSDLLQQHLPAKTRRLLGPQKWNQLETDDKELIEKRRKEIVNDLETHFAAKKDEFQTLLESIVAGQESSEEDKGTQEEPLDINNTAAINALEQSRRNSLTKPLKSSLKADGDATKKKVMFEDKDEDKEDEEKENNKGQAKDAPEDDKNDKPTSSSVKFNENSFSEPFPELPKGAPTHPDAKDPDYIRPTADTGVPTVREDVMAALYSSPQKPTLLGPQLDLPASSYKEKKKSLGPKPRLYGQHDNSNGDSEDMFNFDEELPEDDQDVDHHNKPDTATSATHRRASVGGDASDLPDKLKKEYLSYFGPIEEDVENVTEDSVTAHSRIQMSSTAPTAPMVVGSLGKRPQSVSKYGSDTSSTGAFDMWVHEEDNGDDRSFLGKNSFNPRIGEIPEEEASFSEIVGSPHAKSSAMAVGSVPYIQNPLSNSYKPNRGIGQASVSRFPSGTSFSGVGLTEKQQQRIESEPAAAGNRRLTLEERDDIDVSHSLDEEIKINEIRELAPGKMSFSQRMMYEKDGRDTQKISSSPYM; encoded by the coding sequence ATGCACTCACATACAACTGGCCAACAACTCAATCACAATCTCACACCTCAGcacagtacgagtacaactacacaacacagcacacacacaatggaaGTGGTAGCAGCAGCCATGGCTCTGGACGATAAGCGCGACGTGTcgccgtcgtcgtcgcCTGCCAAAGATAACCCGCTGCATCAGCCGTTATCAGAGCTTTTTTCCGACCTTTTACAACAACATCTGCCCGCCAAAACCCGACGTCTTCTGGGACCTCAGAAATGGAACCAGCTGGAGAcagacgacaaggagctcattgaAAAGCGACGCAAAGAGATTGTCAACGACTTGGAGACGCACTttgccgccaagaaggacgagttCCAGACACTGTTGGAATCAATCGTGGCCGGCCAAGAGTCGTCAGAAGAGGATAAGGGGACGCAGGAGGAGCCGCTGGACATTAATAACACGGCAGCAATCAACGCGTTGGAGCAGTCGCGGCGCAACTCGCTGACTAAGCCACTCAAGTCGTCCCTCAAGGCCGACGGAGACGCtaccaagaagaaggtcatGTTTGaagacaaggacgaggataaggaggatgaggagaaggagaacaaTAAAGGACAGGCAAAGGACGCCCCAGAAGACGATAAGAACGACAAACCGACTTCATCATCCGTCAAGTTCAATGAAAACTCGTTTTCGGAACCGTTTCCAGAACTGCCCAAGGGTGCACCCACGCATCCAGACGCCAAAGATCCGGATTACATCCGTCCCACCGCAGATACAGGCGTACCCACCGTTAGAGAAGACGTAATGGCAGCCCTGTACTCGTCGCCACAAAAACCCACGCTTCTGGGTCCTCAACTTGACTTGCCCGCGTCCAGCTacaaggagaaaaagaagtCCTTGGGGCCCAAGCCTAGGCTGTATGGACAGCACGATAATTCCAACGGAGACTCTGAAGACATGTTCAACTTTGATGAAGAGCTCCCTGAAGACGATCAGGACGTTGATCATCATAACAAGCCAGACACAGCTACTTCTGCCACCCATCGTCGGGCCTCGGTAGGCGGAGATGCCTCGGATCTTCCAGACAAGCTCAAAAAGGAGTACCTCTCTTACTTTGGACCCATcgaggaggatgtggaGAATGTTACTGAAGACTCTGTCACTGCCCATTCACGTATCCAGATGTCTTCTACAGCTCCCACCGCTCCCATGGTCGTAGGATCACTTGGAAAGCGTCCCCAGTCTGTCTCAAAGTACGGCTccgacacctcctccactgGAGCGTTCGACATGTGGGTTCACGAGGAGGATAATGGCGACGATAGGTCGTTTCTGGGCAAGAACTCGTTCAATCCTCGAATTGGTGAGAttcccgaggaggaagcaTCGTTCTCTGAAATTGTCGGTTCTCCCCACGCAAAGTCGTCTGCCATGGCCGTTGGATCTGTTCCTTACATCCAGAACCCTCTGTCCAACTCTTACAAGCCCAACAGAGGTATCGGGCAGGCATCTGTGTCTCGATTCCCGTCGGGAACGTCTTTTTCGGGCGTTGGGCTCACGGaaaaacagcaacagcgaATCGAAAGtgaacctgctgctgcgggTAACCGTCGGctgactctggaggagcgCGATGACATCGACGTGAGTCATTCGTTGGATGAGGAAATCAAGATCAACGAGATCCGGGAGTTGGCTCCTGGTAAGATGAGTTTCTCGCAGCGAATGATGTACGAGAAGGATGGTCGGGACACTCAGAAGATTAGCAGTAGTCCTTACATGTAG